A region from the Lolium perenne isolate Kyuss_39 chromosome 4, Kyuss_2.0, whole genome shotgun sequence genome encodes:
- the LOC127323267 gene encoding RING-H2 finger protein ATL39-like gives MATAASQEHEHRAADNGTTAPSPSATNSWGPYSGAGNFASNMAVILAALLAALALAVALTAAVRYLLRLRRRGRAGVAVGDPEKPLSAEVTSPPPSLVYSAAGTKLAGAAECAICLAEFVDGDAVRVMPACGHGFHARCIERWLAGGLRSSCPTCRAPAATPQTDGAAEIAAS, from the coding sequence ATGGCAACGGCGGCATCGCAGGAGCATGAGCACCGGGCAGCGGACAACGGCACGACCGCGCCGTCACCCAGTGCCACCAACAGCTGGGGGCCCTACTCTGGTGCCGGCAACTTCGCTAGCAACATGGCCGTCATCCTGGCCGCGCTGCTCGCCGCTCTGGCGCTCGCCGTGGCGCTCACCGCCGCTGTCAGGTACCTGCTCCGCCTCCGCCGACGCGGCCGCGCTGGCGTAGCGGTAGGGGACCCGGAGAAGCCCCTTTCCGCGGAGGTGACATCGCCGCCACCGTCTCTGGTGTACTCGGCGGCGGGGACCAAGCTGGCAGGCGCGGCCGAGTGCGCGATATGCCTGGCCGAGTTCGTAGACGGGGACGCCGTGCGCGTCATGCCGGCCTGCGGCCACGGCTTCCACGCGCGCTGCATCGAGCGGTGGCTAGCCGGAGGCCTGCGGTCGTCATGCCCGACGTGCCGCGCGCCGGCTGCGACGCCGCAAACCGATGGGGCTGCAGAGATCGCCGCGTCTTGA
- the LOC139839297 gene encoding uncharacterized protein: MADISASVVSEAVGARFASNFIFKPAAGTRGGILIACSDDFAVVLDPLASCDFFITGTITDRSNGSSWSMTAVYGPQEDSDKIIFLQELRRIKTMVLPEWIILGDFNLIKSVDEKSNSNINIRMMGRFRRTIDELELKEIHLNGRRFTWSNERENTVHCKLDRVLITQAWELSHLQYQLVPASTSISDHCPMILKKMQIKHYSGFRFEACWASCHGFLDIVKKSWTKPVSSNDAVRKLHTKLSRTAAGLKKWYKNLQKETRLQEDIANEVIFQLDLAQEERELSADERLLRRFLKARLLGIAAVERSRWKQRARLSWIKAGDANTRFFHLKANGRRRKNHIPALKSDIGIEVTDHEAKANILHQHFAKLLGTTGHRHVGLNWAALNIIPANLAHLEVPFTIEELKSAIFGLYSEKAPGPDGFTGLFYKKCWEIIHLDLLKAPYAQLFKDLWEAYGHQISA, encoded by the exons ATGGCAGATATCTCAGCTTCTGTTGTCTCTGAGGCTGTCGGTGCTCGTTTTGCTTCAAATTTCATATTCAAGCCTGCTGCTGGAACTAGAGGAGGCATCCTCATTGCTTGCTCTGATGACTTTGCCGTTGTGCTTGATCCCTTGGCCTCCTGTGATTTTTTCATTACTGGCACAATCACTGATAGATCCAATGGTTCCTCCTGGTCTATGACCGCAGTGTATGGACCTCAAGAGGATTCTGACAAAATTATCTTTCTTCAAGAGCTTAGAAGAATCAAGACCATGGTCTTGCCTGAGTGGATCATTCTAGGAGATTTCAACTTGATCAAGAGTGTTGATGAAAAGAGTAACTCAAATATAAATATCCGAATGATGGGCAGATTTCGAAGAACCATCGATGAGCTTGAGCTAAAGGAAATCCATCTCAATGGAAGGAGATTCACTTGGTCAAATGAAAGAGAAAACACCGTGCACTGCAAGCTTGATCGTGTGCTTATTACTCAAGCATGGGAATTGTCTCACTTGCAGTATCAGCTTGTCCCTGCGTCAACCTCTATTTCCGATCACTGTCCGATGATACTAAAGAAAATGCAGATCAAGCACTACTCAGGATTCAGATTTGAGGCCTGCTGGGCATCTTGTCATGGGTTCTTAGATATTGTCAAGAAATCCTGGACCAAGCCGGTATCGTCCAACGATGCTGTCCGCAAGTTACACACTAAGCTGTCCAGAACTGCCGCCGGCCTAAAGAAGTGGTATAAGAATCTCCAAAAGGAAACTAGACTGCAGGAAGATATTGCCAATGAGGTTATCTTTCAGCTTGACCTTGCTCAAGAAGAAAGGGAACTCTCAGCGGATGAAAGATTGCTAAGACGGTTCCTCAAAGCCAGATTACTTGGTATTGCTGCTGTTGAAAGATCTAGATGGAAGCAAAGGGCTAGACTATCCTGGATCAAAGCTGGAGACGCTAACACAAGGTTTTTTCACCTTAAAGCAAATGGAAGGAGAAGAAAAAACCACATTCCTGCTCTAAAGTCTGATATTGGCATTGAGGTCACGGATCATGAGGCCAAAGCAAACATTCTACATCAGCATTTTGCTAAACTGCTTGGCACTACTGGACATAGACATGTGGGTTTAAATTGGGCTGCTTTGAATATTATTCCAGCAAATCTTGCGCACCTGGAGGTTCCTTTCACTATTGAGGAGCTAAAGTCAGCTATTTTTGGACTATATTCGGAGAAAGCTCCAGGGCCAGATGGCTTCACTGGACTTTTCTATAAAAAATGCTGGGAGATTATACATCTGGATCTGCTTAAGGCG CCTTATGCACAGCTTTTCAAAGATCTTTGGGAAGCTTATGGCCACCAGATTAGCGCCTGA